The following coding sequences lie in one Prochlorococcus marinus XMU1411 genomic window:
- the recF gene encoding DNA replication/repair protein RecF (All proteins in this family for which functions are known are DNA-binding proteins that assist the filamentation of RecA onto DNA for the initiation of recombination or recombinational repair.): MLNLANLINECTKKIFLNKLKIKNFRNHKSFEIDLKEQRSIVLGCNGIGKSNLLESVEFLSQLKSNRALSDKDLIENDSDMAVVIGQINFQDDLKLNLFRKGPKRIYINESILKKQSEIKNYIRSVCFCSHDIDIVRSEPSYRRIWIDKVVSQLEPVYLDLLSRFNRLLKQRSHFWRSESFSKTQSSAIIESFDIQMSIISTRIFRRRRRALLKIKPYVEYWHNHLSKSKEQISINYLSGIQNISPEEEEEEVISKKIAEQLLNQRSLEALTGKCNFGPHRDDVEFLINNVSVRKYGSSGQQRTFILALKMAELDLLTKTLNVPPILILDDVLAELDLTRQNLLLNSVGKDSQCFISATHLDKFNQSLLGSSQIIHL, from the coding sequence ATTTTAAACTTAGCTAATTTAATTAATGAATGCACAAAAAAAATTTTTTTAAATAAATTAAAAATTAAAAATTTTCGGAACCATAAAAGTTTTGAAATTGATTTAAAAGAGCAAAGATCAATTGTTCTTGGCTGTAACGGTATTGGCAAATCAAATTTACTTGAATCGGTTGAATTTTTAAGTCAATTAAAATCTAATAGAGCATTAAGCGATAAAGACTTAATAGAGAATGATAGTGATATGGCTGTAGTAATAGGACAGATAAATTTTCAAGACGATTTAAAGTTAAATTTGTTCAGAAAAGGCCCTAAAAGAATATACATCAATGAATCAATCTTAAAAAAACAGAGTGAAATAAAGAATTATATTCGGAGTGTATGTTTTTGTTCTCATGATATAGATATTGTTAGAAGTGAACCAAGTTATCGAAGAATATGGATTGATAAAGTTGTATCTCAGCTTGAACCAGTATATTTAGACCTATTAAGTAGATTTAACAGGCTTTTAAAGCAAAGAAGTCATTTTTGGCGTTCCGAAAGCTTCTCAAAAACCCAATCCTCAGCGATTATTGAAAGCTTTGATATTCAAATGTCAATAATAAGTACAAGAATTTTTAGGCGAAGAAGAAGAGCTTTATTAAAAATAAAACCTTATGTTGAATATTGGCATAATCATTTAAGTAAATCTAAAGAGCAAATAAGCATAAACTATCTTTCGGGGATACAAAATATAAGTCCAGAAGAAGAAGAAGAAGAAGTTATTAGTAAAAAAATAGCAGAACAACTATTAAATCAGCGTTCACTAGAAGCATTGACTGGAAAATGTAATTTTGGCCCTCATCGTGATGATGTTGAGTTTCTAATTAATAATGTTTCAGTTAGAAAATATGGTTCATCAGGTCAGCAAAGAACTTTCATCTTGGCTTTAAAGATGGCTGAATTAGATTTATTAACTAAAACATTAAATGTCCCTCCAATATTAATATTGGATGATGTCTTGGCGGAATTAGATTTAACCAGGCAAAATTTGTTATTGAATTCTGTTGGCAAAGATAGTCAATGTTTTATAAGTGCGACGCATTTAGATAAATTTAATCAGTCTTTATTAGGCTCGTCACAAATCATTCATTTATAA
- the ppc gene encoding phosphoenolpyruvate carboxylase — protein sequence MKSFQQIKNNNVDLVSNNDPRDKNRLLIEELWESVLREECPEDQAERLIQLKELSYSKQIDGESTKTYKNEIVDIVNSMDLAESIAAARAFSLYFQLVNILEQRVEEDRYIQSFTNKDVKKSPDNLDPFAPALARQNAPVTFRELFYRLRKLNVPPGKLEELLQEMDIRLVFTAHPTEIVRHTIRHKQTRVANLLKKIQVEQFFTKDEKNSIKTQLKEEVRLWWRTDELHQFKPSVLDEVDYALHYFQQVLFNAMPQLRGRIAEALSENYPDVQMPSESFCNFGSWVGSDRDGNPSVTPEITWRTACFQRQLMLERYIIAISNLRDQLSVSMQWSQVSSSLLESLETDRVKFPEIYEARATRYRSEPYRLKLSYILEKLRLTQERNNLLADNGWKFDLKGEIDTQNIDKVESLYYKSVNEFTYDLELIKNSLISTDLTCESVNNLLTQVHIFGFSLASLDIRQESTRHSEAIQELTNYLDLSVLYDQMSEEEKIIWLIDELNTKRPLIPSDVNWTKTTEETFSVFKMVKRLQQEFGSRICHSYVISMSHSASDLLEVLLLAKETGLLDQNSQKSKLLVVPLFETVEDLKRAPEVMEKLFKLDFYRSLLPKVGESFKPLQELMLGYSDSNKDSGFVSSNWEIHRAQIALQNLASRNNILLRLFHGRGGSVGRGGGPAYQAILAQPSGTLKGRIKITEQGEVLASKYSLPELALYNLETVTTAVIQNSLVNNRLDATPEWNQLMSRLAETSRSHYRKLVHENPNLLNFFQEVTPIEEISKLQISSRPARRKKGAKDLSSLRAIPWVFGWTQSRFLLPSWFGVGTALSSELNSDPQQIELLRVLHQRWPFFRMLISKVEMTLSKVDLEVARYYVDTLGSKENKDSFDDIFEVISKEYNLTKSLILEITGKNKLLESDRDLKSSVSLRNKTIIPLGFLQVSLLRRLRDQTRQPPVSEFLIDKDESRRAYSRSELLRGALLTINGIAAGMRNTG from the coding sequence ATGAAATCTTTTCAACAGATTAAAAATAATAATGTGGATTTGGTAAGTAATAATGATCCACGTGATAAAAATCGTCTTTTAATAGAGGAACTATGGGAATCTGTACTTAGAGAAGAATGCCCAGAAGATCAGGCTGAGAGATTGATACAGCTTAAAGAGTTAAGTTATTCAAAACAAATTGATGGTGAAAGTACAAAAACTTATAAAAATGAAATAGTCGATATAGTAAATTCTATGGATTTGGCAGAATCCATTGCAGCCGCAAGAGCTTTTTCATTGTATTTTCAACTAGTTAATATTCTTGAACAAAGAGTTGAGGAAGATAGATATATTCAGAGCTTTACTAATAAGGATGTAAAAAAATCCCCTGATAATCTTGATCCTTTCGCTCCAGCATTGGCTAGGCAAAATGCTCCAGTAACTTTTAGGGAATTATTTTATAGGCTGAGGAAATTAAACGTACCCCCAGGAAAATTAGAGGAGTTATTGCAGGAAATGGATATTCGTTTAGTTTTTACTGCACACCCGACGGAGATAGTAAGACATACGATTAGACATAAGCAAACTAGAGTCGCAAATTTGTTAAAAAAAATACAGGTAGAGCAATTTTTTACAAAAGATGAAAAAAATTCCATCAAAACTCAATTAAAAGAAGAGGTAAGGCTTTGGTGGAGAACAGATGAATTACATCAATTTAAACCTTCAGTTTTAGATGAAGTTGATTATGCTTTGCATTATTTTCAGCAAGTTTTATTTAATGCAATGCCTCAATTGAGAGGCAGAATCGCTGAAGCACTTTCCGAGAACTATCCAGATGTGCAGATGCCCTCTGAATCTTTTTGTAACTTTGGTTCTTGGGTGGGCTCTGATAGGGATGGAAATCCATCGGTTACACCTGAGATAACTTGGAGAACCGCATGCTTCCAACGGCAGTTGATGTTGGAAAGATATATTATTGCAATATCAAATCTTAGAGACCAATTAAGTGTCTCAATGCAATGGAGTCAAGTAAGTTCTTCACTATTAGAGTCATTAGAAACAGATAGGGTTAAGTTCCCAGAAATTTATGAAGCAAGGGCTACAAGATATAGATCAGAACCTTATAGATTAAAATTAAGTTATATCTTAGAAAAATTAAGGTTAACGCAGGAAAGGAATAATTTATTAGCTGATAACGGATGGAAATTTGACTTAAAGGGAGAGATTGATACTCAAAATATAGACAAAGTTGAAAGCTTATATTACAAATCAGTGAACGAATTTACTTATGATCTCGAACTTATTAAAAATAGTCTGATTAGTACAGATTTAACTTGTGAGTCAGTAAATAACTTGCTTACTCAGGTTCATATTTTTGGATTTTCTTTAGCAAGTTTAGATATTCGTCAAGAAAGTACAAGGCACAGTGAAGCTATACAAGAGCTTACAAATTATCTTGATTTATCTGTGCTATATGACCAAATGTCTGAGGAAGAGAAAATTATATGGCTTATTGACGAATTAAATACCAAAAGACCTTTAATTCCCTCTGATGTTAATTGGACAAAAACTACAGAAGAAACTTTTTCAGTTTTTAAAATGGTGAAGAGACTTCAGCAAGAATTTGGAAGTCGTATTTGTCATTCTTATGTGATTTCAATGAGCCATAGTGCATCAGATTTGCTTGAAGTTCTATTACTGGCAAAAGAAACGGGACTCCTTGATCAAAATTCACAAAAGTCAAAATTATTAGTCGTTCCTCTTTTCGAAACAGTTGAGGACCTCAAAAGAGCACCAGAAGTAATGGAAAAATTGTTTAAATTAGATTTTTATAGATCATTATTGCCAAAAGTTGGAGAATCTTTTAAACCTCTTCAAGAATTAATGCTTGGATATTCTGATAGCAACAAGGATTCAGGCTTTGTGTCTAGTAATTGGGAAATTCATAGAGCCCAAATAGCTCTCCAAAATCTTGCGAGTAGAAATAATATATTGCTAAGACTTTTTCATGGAAGAGGTGGTTCTGTAGGTAGAGGGGGAGGGCCCGCCTATCAGGCAATATTAGCTCAACCAAGTGGAACTTTAAAAGGGCGAATAAAAATTACTGAACAAGGGGAAGTTTTAGCTTCAAAATATAGTCTTCCTGAATTAGCTCTATATAATTTAGAAACTGTAACTACAGCTGTTATTCAAAATAGTTTGGTAAACAATAGACTTGATGCTACTCCAGAATGGAATCAACTAATGTCTAGGTTGGCAGAAACATCAAGGTCTCACTACAGAAAATTAGTTCATGAGAATCCAAATTTGTTAAATTTTTTTCAAGAAGTTACGCCAATAGAAGAAATAAGTAAATTACAGATATCTAGCAGACCCGCGAGAAGAAAAAAAGGTGCAAAAGATTTGTCAAGTTTAAGAGCTATTCCGTGGGTATTCGGTTGGACGCAAAGTAGGTTTCTTTTGCCAAGTTGGTTTGGAGTAGGCACTGCATTATCATCTGAATTAAATTCTGACCCACAACAAATTGAATTATTAAGAGTCTTACATCAAAGATGGCCATTTTTCAGGATGCTTATATCTAAGGTAGAAATGACGTTATCTAAGGTGGATTTGGAAGTTGCTAGATATTATGTTGATACTCTTGGCAGTAAGGAAAATAAAGATTCTTTTGATGATATTTTTGAGGTAATTTCAAAAGAATATAATCTTACAAAATCTTTAATACTTGAAATTACTGGTAAAAATAAGCTCCTCGAATCTGATAGGGACTTGAAATCATCAGTAAGCTTGAGAAATAAGACAATCATTCCATTGGGGTTTTTGCAGGTTTCACTTTTAAGAAGACTAAGAGACCAAACAAGACAACCCCCTGTAAGCGAATTTCTTATTGATAAAGACGAATCTAGAAGAGCTTACAGTAGAAGTGAACTATTGAGGGGGGCACTTTTAACTATTAATGGGATTGCAGCTGGCATGAGAAATACAGGTTGA
- a CDS encoding cob(I)yrinic acid a,c-diamide adenosyltransferase: MANSSRNKGIGIVTASDSQERSKGQLHIYDGEGKGKSQAALGVVLRTIGLGICEKRQSRVLLLRFLKGPERPYDEDSAIEALQRGFPHLIDHVRTGRSEFFTADQVTKFDVGEAERGWNIAKGAIASSLYSVVVLDELNPVLDLGMLNINEVVDSLQNRPDGLEIIITGRAAPSSLVRISQLHSEMRPRLTRDLSTQTRQSSSSGGIEIYTGEGKGKSTSALGKALQAIGKGISQDKSHRVLILQWLKGGNGYTEDAAIEALRESYPHLVDHLRSGRDAIVWRGQQQPIDYVEAERAWEIAKAAILSGLYKTIILDELNPTVDLELLPVESIHQTLLKKPSDTEVVITGRCKNEPSYFELADVYSEMVCHKHYANVGVDLKRGVDY, encoded by the coding sequence TTGGCGAATTCGAGTAGAAATAAAGGTATTGGAATTGTCACTGCAAGTGATAGTCAAGAGAGATCAAAAGGACAATTACATATTTATGATGGAGAGGGTAAGGGAAAAAGTCAGGCTGCTTTGGGAGTAGTTCTCAGAACAATTGGTTTAGGAATATGTGAAAAAAGACAGTCAAGGGTTTTACTTCTAAGATTTTTGAAAGGTCCTGAGCGCCCATATGACGAGGATTCAGCTATAGAGGCTTTGCAAAGAGGCTTTCCACATTTAATTGACCATGTTAGGACAGGAAGATCTGAATTCTTTACTGCTGACCAAGTGACAAAGTTTGATGTTGGTGAAGCTGAGAGAGGTTGGAATATTGCTAAAGGAGCAATTGCTAGTTCTCTTTATTCTGTAGTTGTATTAGATGAGTTGAACCCAGTTCTTGATTTAGGAATGCTTAATATCAATGAAGTAGTTGACTCTCTTCAAAATCGTCCAGATGGATTAGAAATTATCATTACTGGAAGGGCAGCTCCTTCCTCTTTGGTAAGAATATCTCAACTCCATTCAGAAATGAGACCACGTTTGACAAGAGACTTATCAACACAAACCAGACAAAGTAGTTCTAGTGGTGGAATTGAGATTTATACAGGTGAAGGAAAGGGTAAATCCACAAGTGCACTTGGTAAGGCACTTCAAGCTATCGGTAAAGGAATATCTCAAGACAAAAGTCATAGAGTTTTAATATTACAGTGGTTAAAAGGTGGGAATGGTTATACCGAAGATGCTGCTATAGAAGCTTTGAGAGAGAGTTACCCCCATTTAGTAGATCATTTGCGTTCAGGTAGAGATGCCATTGTATGGAGAGGTCAGCAACAACCAATTGATTATGTCGAGGCTGAAAGAGCATGGGAAATTGCTAAAGCTGCTATTTTGTCTGGTTTGTATAAAACAATTATTTTAGATGAATTGAATCCAACTGTCGATTTAGAGCTGCTACCTGTGGAATCAATTCATCAAACTCTCTTGAAAAAACCATCAGATACAGAAGTTGTCATTACTGGGAGGTGTAAAAATGAGCCTTCATACTTTGAACTTGCTGATGTCTACTCTGAAATGGTTTGTCATAAACATTATGCAAATGTTGGAGTTGATTTGAAAAGAGGTGTAGATTACTAA
- the speD gene encoding adenosylmethionine decarboxylase yields MEIYKKSQNLSSFSDDQKLIHQSKHLLLELYKCDCEKLNDESFLRCILNRASKLANATVLNLISNKFEPQGVTAIALLAESHISIHTWPESNYCAIDIFTCGQNMMPELASQYLIESLMAKEHSLRVIERNPPSAVPHQIRTAV; encoded by the coding sequence ATGGAAATCTACAAAAAAAGTCAAAATTTAAGTTCGTTTAGTGATGATCAAAAATTGATTCATCAAAGTAAGCACCTTTTATTGGAACTTTATAAATGCGATTGCGAAAAATTAAATGACGAATCCTTTTTACGCTGCATTTTAAACAGAGCTTCAAAATTGGCAAATGCAACAGTTCTGAATTTGATAAGTAATAAATTTGAGCCTCAGGGGGTTACGGCAATTGCATTACTGGCAGAATCTCATATTTCCATACATACTTGGCCTGAATCTAATTATTGTGCAATCGATATTTTTACATGTGGTCAAAATATGATGCCTGAACTAGCTAGTCAATATTTAATTGAATCTTTGATGGCTAAAGAACATTCTTTGCGTGTTATTGAGCGAAATCCACCTTCAGCTGTTCCTCATCAGATCAGAACGGCTGTTTAA
- a CDS encoding CAAD domain-containing protein has product MSDNTPESNQDSGSDTSSETKSFSEKYSDVMGKVNETLGNVDWTQMGKYGKAAGIIAVVVIAQIIIKVVIDTINFFPILPGLLELLGVIVVGQWSWQNLRTSENREAVLDKVQNLKKTYLG; this is encoded by the coding sequence ATGAGTGATAACACTCCAGAGTCAAACCAAGACTCCGGCTCCGATACAAGCTCAGAAACCAAAAGCTTTTCAGAGAAGTACTCTGATGTCATGGGAAAAGTCAATGAAACCTTAGGTAATGTTGATTGGACTCAAATGGGTAAGTATGGCAAGGCGGCAGGCATAATTGCTGTTGTCGTAATAGCTCAGATAATAATTAAAGTTGTCATTGACACGATAAACTTTTTCCCAATTCTCCCTGGTTTACTTGAACTACTAGGTGTAATTGTTGTCGGTCAATGGAGCTGGCAAAATCTTCGTACTAGTGAAAATCGTGAAGCTGTTTTAGATAAGGTGCAAAATCTTAAAAAGACATATTTAGGCTAG
- the moeB gene encoding molybdopterin-synthase adenylyltransferase MoeB: MSKDIKFNFLNSDEEERYQKHLTLKEIGYKGQIDLKNSSVLCIGAGGLGSSVLLYLAAAGIGRIGIVDNDQVEKSNLQRQIIHETNTIGNLKIDSARDRIKKFNPNCEISTFSERINPKNALKIIKEFDVICDCSDNFGTRYLINDSCLILNKPLVFGSVQGFEGQISVFNLFKNSPNLRDLLPESPSKNAVPSCAEFGVVGVSTGLIGILQVNEIIKIILKKGEILDGKILIFDLLNMNMKKLHLKSDHLNKRIKNLSQFGSFYNSDEYCENNHDIKRINANDFNSLYKAKPNKILLIDVRENEEFSTSALEGSISIPLSHLNQESDLKFIQKESLSKEVFTICKSGKRSEKASRILSKFKIHSRSIEGGIEKVKKILCN, encoded by the coding sequence ATGTCCAAAGATATCAAATTTAATTTCTTAAACTCTGATGAAGAAGAAAGATATCAAAAACATTTAACCCTTAAAGAGATAGGATATAAGGGTCAAATAGATCTTAAAAACAGCTCAGTATTATGCATTGGAGCAGGTGGTCTTGGGTCTTCAGTTTTGCTTTATCTAGCAGCAGCAGGAATTGGGAGAATTGGAATAGTTGATAACGATCAAGTTGAAAAGTCTAATCTCCAGAGGCAAATAATTCATGAAACGAATACTATTGGCAATCTTAAAATTGATTCTGCTAGGGATAGAATTAAAAAATTCAATCCTAATTGTGAGATATCAACCTTTTCAGAGAGAATTAATCCTAAAAATGCTCTGAAAATAATAAAGGAGTTTGATGTTATTTGTGATTGCTCTGATAACTTTGGCACAAGATACTTAATAAATGATTCATGCCTGATATTAAATAAACCCTTAGTCTTTGGAAGTGTACAAGGCTTTGAAGGGCAAATAAGTGTTTTCAATTTATTTAAAAATAGTCCTAATTTAAGAGACTTACTTCCAGAATCACCTTCAAAAAATGCTGTCCCTAGTTGTGCAGAATTCGGGGTTGTAGGTGTTTCAACAGGTTTAATAGGCATTCTTCAGGTTAATGAAATTATCAAAATCATTTTGAAAAAAGGTGAAATTTTAGATGGGAAGATTTTAATTTTTGATCTATTGAATATGAATATGAAAAAATTACATCTAAAAAGTGATCATTTGAATAAAAGAATAAAAAATCTGTCTCAGTTTGGGAGTTTTTATAATAGCGATGAATATTGTGAAAATAATCATGACATTAAAAGAATTAATGCTAATGACTTTAATAGTTTATACAAAGCAAAACCCAACAAAATTCTTTTAATTGATGTTAGAGAAAATGAAGAATTTTCTACTTCAGCGTTAGAGGGATCTATATCAATTCCCTTAAGTCATTTGAACCAAGAATCTGACTTAAAATTTATTCAAAAGGAAAGTTTAAGTAAAGAAGTTTTCACTATATGTAAATCAGGGAAACGTTCTGAAAAAGCGTCAAGAATCTTATCTAAATTCAAAATTCATTCAAGATCTATTGAAGGCGGCATTGAAAAGGTAAAAAAAATATTGTGCAATTAA
- the larE gene encoding ATP-dependent sacrificial sulfur transferase LarE, which translates to MFNQLEILSDEQSEKLYTIRRYIKNLESVCIAYSGGVDSTLVVSLAFEQLGSKAIAITGISPALANTLREEARSQAKWIGVKHLEIKTSELEQSSYSNNPKDRCFACKKELHKHTNYLSKKLNYKIVLDGVNLDDLKDYRPGIKASKEAGVISPLAKFKFSKQDIRDISRALGFPWWDKPAQPCLSSRFPYGHEITSERLKMVEKAEEYLKEGGLSEVRVRCQGSTARIEIPQDELKHFFNKYNFSELVQYFSNLGFNCTSLDLEGLISGKLNR; encoded by the coding sequence ATGTTCAATCAACTAGAAATTCTCTCTGATGAACAAAGTGAAAAGCTTTATACAATTAGAAGATACATAAAGAATCTTGAAAGTGTTTGTATTGCTTATTCCGGAGGAGTTGATAGTACATTAGTAGTATCATTAGCATTCGAGCAATTAGGTAGCAAAGCAATTGCAATAACTGGTATTTCTCCTGCATTAGCTAATACTCTTCGCGAAGAAGCAAGAAGTCAAGCAAAATGGATTGGGGTAAAGCATTTAGAAATTAAAACATCAGAATTAGAGCAATCAAGTTACAGCAATAATCCAAAGGATAGGTGCTTTGCATGCAAAAAAGAGCTCCACAAACATACAAACTACCTTTCTAAAAAACTTAATTACAAGATTGTTTTAGATGGAGTCAATCTTGATGATCTTAAAGATTACAGGCCCGGTATAAAAGCCTCAAAAGAAGCAGGAGTTATCTCTCCCCTTGCAAAATTTAAATTCTCTAAGCAAGACATTAGGGATATATCAAGAGCATTAGGTTTTCCTTGGTGGGATAAACCTGCTCAGCCTTGTTTATCATCAAGATTTCCTTATGGCCATGAAATAACTAGTGAGAGGCTAAAAATGGTAGAGAAAGCAGAAGAATACCTCAAAGAAGGTGGTTTGTCGGAGGTTAGAGTTCGATGCCAAGGCTCAACTGCAAGAATAGAAATTCCCCAAGATGAATTAAAGCATTTTTTTAACAAATATAATTTTAGTGAGTTGGTTCAATATTTTTCTAATTTAGGATTTAATTGCACAAGCTTAGATCTTGAAGGACTAATAAGCGGAAAATTAAATAGATAA
- a CDS encoding N-acetyltransferase translates to MQYFSNKKLVLPEGYFVNSSQIPLAKEVNKLLANCGCDTFPIKPLSEAIQESNFFFTIQSELKNKLYGFVRVTSDRGLNANLWNLSALPGDNQQLYYSILLRLTLEKINREMPGCSISVQAPVSSFLSLEENGFILDPNGIRVMGYKL, encoded by the coding sequence TTGCAATATTTTTCTAATAAAAAACTTGTTCTTCCAGAAGGTTATTTTGTTAACTCGTCGCAAATACCATTAGCTAAAGAAGTTAATAAACTCTTAGCGAATTGTGGTTGTGATACATTTCCAATAAAACCTCTTTCTGAAGCTATTCAGGAAAGTAATTTCTTTTTTACCATACAGAGTGAATTAAAAAATAAATTATATGGCTTTGTGAGGGTTACTTCCGACAGGGGATTGAATGCTAACTTGTGGAATTTAAGTGCATTGCCAGGTGATAATCAACAACTTTATTATTCAATATTGCTTCGATTAACTCTTGAGAAAATAAATAGAGAAATGCCTGGATGCAGTATTTCTGTACAGGCTCCAGTCTCTTCGTTTTTAAGTTTAGAGGAAAATGGATTTATCTTAGATCCAAATGGAATAAGAGTAATGGGATATAAACTATAA
- the gshA gene encoding glutamate--cysteine ligase: MIKNNLYKGFEVELFTGSSNSHIGVSTDVEEKFPDFVKEPDKRNVEYITTPEKDYKFLYEKLITPRKNLRQWLNNRGLTIIPSSTLCFKHDIEFQRSDINNTYHQFIQDNYGISVATSSVHINIGIDDLDRLFAAIRLIRSEAALYLSISASSPFLNNKITGNHSQRWIQFPKTPSKVPFFVNHKCYIDWIKQNIANKNMQNIRHFWSSIRPNGPQRPLILDRLELRICDFVQDINLLLGITAMLELRILNLFENLQTLDPMTSSIFSIDELIEICDQNEMIAAKESLNSELIHWQDGKKVICREWIENLLSDLSPTAEKFNMQHLLKPVYKVLEEGNQSMKWINQYQKGLSIEQIINISIDDMMKEEEESV; the protein is encoded by the coding sequence ATGATTAAAAATAATCTTTATAAGGGTTTTGAAGTGGAACTTTTTACAGGTTCTTCGAATTCCCATATTGGAGTTTCAACTGATGTTGAAGAAAAATTTCCTGATTTTGTTAAAGAGCCTGATAAAAGAAATGTTGAATACATTACAACACCAGAAAAAGATTATAAGTTTTTATACGAGAAATTAATAACGCCAAGAAAAAATTTAAGGCAATGGTTAAACAATAGAGGGTTAACAATCATTCCTTCATCAACTCTTTGTTTTAAACACGATATTGAATTTCAAAGATCTGATATTAATAATACTTATCATCAATTTATACAAGATAATTACGGAATCTCTGTTGCAACATCTAGTGTACATATAAATATAGGCATAGATGACTTAGATAGACTTTTTGCTGCTATAAGGTTGATAAGATCAGAGGCTGCTTTGTATCTATCAATAAGCGCTAGCTCACCTTTTTTAAATAATAAAATTACTGGAAATCACTCTCAGAGATGGATTCAGTTTCCTAAAACACCAAGCAAAGTTCCTTTTTTTGTTAATCATAAGTGCTATATAGATTGGATCAAGCAAAATATAGCCAATAAAAATATGCAAAATATTAGGCATTTTTGGTCTTCAATTCGACCAAATGGTCCTCAAAGGCCTTTAATTCTTGATCGGTTGGAATTAAGAATTTGTGATTTCGTTCAAGATATAAATTTGCTGTTAGGGATAACGGCAATGCTGGAACTAAGGATTTTAAATCTTTTTGAGAATTTACAAACTTTAGATCCCATGACTTCGAGTATTTTTTCTATTGATGAATTAATAGAAATATGTGATCAAAATGAAATGATTGCTGCTAAAGAGAGTTTGAATTCAGAGTTGATTCACTGGCAAGATGGTAAAAAAGTTATTTGTAGAGAATGGATTGAAAATTTATTATCAGATTTATCACCCACGGCAGAAAAATTTAATATGCAACATCTTTTGAAACCTGTCTATAAAGTACTTGAAGAAGGTAATCAATCTATGAAATGGATAAATCAATATCAAAAAGGACTTTCTATTGAGCAGATAATTAATATATCTATCGATGATATGATGAAGGAAGAAGAAGAAAGTGTTTGA